The Sulfurihydrogenibium sp. YO3AOP1 genome has a window encoding:
- a CDS encoding flavin reductase produces MQSLNKFKVPADVQKEFLGAVAGLKDQVVSKKKMFKITEDGYSLGYVPRPLVIVVVEENPFTVGWHTPVNKNPFLYSISIDKTNYSYKLLKDNFTINFLTSEHFEEILIAGSYHGDQVDKLSLLKNIHLTNSEKVSSKSILESFMVYECEVYEKLEFQDHCLVIGRVLAIKYKQGKVKPKNKLALTMGKNYYCFNTKGFYKKI; encoded by the coding sequence TTGCAAAGCCTAAACAAGTTTAAAGTACCTGCTGACGTTCAAAAAGAGTTTTTAGGTGCTGTTGCCGGATTAAAAGACCAAGTGGTAAGCAAAAAGAAGATGTTTAAAATAACAGAAGATGGCTACAGCCTTGGATACGTTCCACGGCCGCTTGTTATAGTGGTCGTGGAAGAAAATCCTTTTACCGTTGGTTGGCATACACCCGTAAATAAAAACCCTTTTCTATACTCTATATCCATAGACAAAACAAATTACAGCTATAAGCTTTTGAAAGATAACTTTACGATAAACTTCCTAACATCTGAACACTTTGAAGAAATTCTGATTGCAGGGTCTTATCACGGAGACCAGGTTGATAAACTAAGCCTACTTAAAAATATCCATCTAACAAATAGTGAAAAAGTGTCTTCTAAAAGTATTTTAGAGTCTTTTATGGTCTATGAGTGTGAAGTTTACGAAAAATTAGAGTTTCAAGACCATTGTCTTGTGATTGGCAGGGTTTTAGCAATAAAGTACAAACAAGGAAAAGTAAAACCAAAAAACAAGCTTGCTTTAACAATGGGAAAAAATTACTACTGCTTTAACACTAAGGGATTTTATAAAAAAATCTGA
- a CDS encoding group 1 truncated hemoglobin, translated as MKKFLAAVGAAAFLTAGLANAEQTLYEKLGGKKVIDAVVEDLTNRMMNDKQLKRFCGNVSKDKVKTNRELVAAFICKATGGPCEYKGKDMKEAHQNLGITEKDWNRFVELAKPKQV; from the coding sequence ATGAAAAAGTTTTTAGCAGCAGTTGGAGCAGCAGCATTTTTAACGGCTGGTTTGGCTAACGCTGAGCAAACTCTGTATGAAAAGCTTGGCGGTAAAAAGGTAATCGATGCAGTGGTTGAAGACCTTACAAACAGAATGATGAACGACAAACAGCTAAAAAGATTTTGCGGCAACGTGTCAAAAGATAAGGTCAAAACAAACAGAGAGCTTGTAGCTGCGTTTATCTGTAAAGCAACAGGTGGTCCTTGCGAGTACAAGGGTAAAGATATGAAAGAAGCACATCAAAATCTTGGAATTACAGAAAAAGATTGGAACAGGTTTGTAGAACTTGCAAAGCCTAAACAAGTTTAA
- a CDS encoding deoxyribodipyrimidine photo-lyase — MESEFKGRVKALNDRQFNQSGKYTIYWMSHSHRANFNHGLEYAIKLSNDYKKPLLVYFPITDKYKYSNARYYKFMLDGVLEAKKSIEERGIKFIIEKSDGIEQRVIEISKNAVALITDKAYLKYYRKLYSDITKQLDIPFYEVESDVCVPVEIASQKQEVYAFNIRKKIYDLLDSYILKLEPREPKIKSVNLDFGIKELTLNSSLEILDILNIDKSVSLSPFIGGYSQAKRCLKEFIEKKLHKYKEYRSHPELDYQSNLSPYLHFGQISPIEVALEILSEYKKDENVDSFFNELIAWRELARNFCYYNPSYNHYEGIPDWAKKTLEDHKNDKRDYVYTLEEFENAKTHDEYWNAAQLELLKSGKMHNFMRMYWCKKIIEWTQDPKHAFDIACYLNDKYELDGRDPNGYAGISWCFGTHDRPWKERKIFGKVRYMSASGLEAKFDIKKYVEKVKSL, encoded by the coding sequence ATGGAATCAGAATTCAAAGGAAGAGTAAAGGCTTTAAACGACAGACAGTTTAATCAATCGGGTAAATACACAATATACTGGATGTCTCACAGCCACAGGGCAAACTTTAACCATGGTCTTGAATACGCAATCAAACTATCAAATGACTACAAAAAACCATTATTAGTCTATTTTCCAATTACAGACAAATACAAATACTCAAATGCAAGATACTACAAATTTATGTTAGATGGTGTTTTAGAAGCCAAAAAGTCCATAGAAGAAAGAGGTATAAAATTTATCATAGAGAAATCAGATGGTATAGAGCAGAGAGTCATAGAGATATCAAAGAATGCCGTTGCCTTAATCACAGATAAAGCCTACTTAAAGTATTATAGAAAGCTTTATAGTGATATAACAAAGCAATTAGATATACCATTTTACGAAGTAGAGTCTGACGTTTGCGTTCCTGTAGAGATAGCATCCCAAAAGCAAGAAGTTTACGCTTTCAACATAAGAAAAAAGATTTATGATTTATTAGATTCATATATTCTTAAATTAGAGCCAAGGGAGCCAAAGATTAAATCCGTTAATCTTGATTTTGGAATAAAGGAGTTAACTCTAAATAGTTCCTTAGAGATTTTAGATATTCTCAACATAGACAAAAGCGTTAGTTTATCACCTTTTATAGGTGGTTATAGCCAAGCAAAAAGATGCTTGAAAGAATTTATTGAAAAGAAGCTTCATAAATATAAAGAGTATAGGTCTCATCCGGAGCTTGACTATCAATCAAACCTAAGTCCTTATCTTCATTTTGGACAAATCTCGCCGATAGAAGTTGCCCTTGAAATCTTGTCAGAGTATAAAAAAGATGAAAATGTTGATAGCTTTTTTAACGAGCTGATAGCTTGGAGAGAGCTTGCAAGAAACTTTTGCTACTATAATCCAAGCTATAACCATTATGAAGGCATTCCTGACTGGGCTAAAAAAACATTAGAAGATCACAAAAACGATAAAAGAGATTATGTTTATACATTAGAAGAGTTTGAAAATGCAAAAACCCATGATGAATACTGGAATGCTGCACAGCTTGAACTTTTAAAATCCGGAAAGATGCATAACTTCATGAGAATGTATTGGTGTAAAAAAATTATAGAATGGACACAGGACCCAAAACATGCCTTTGATATTGCATGCTATCTAAATGATAAATACGAGCTTGACGGAAGAGACCCAAACGGTTATGCCGGCATATCCTGGTGCTTTGGAACCCATGACAGACCATGGAAAGAAAGAAAAATCTTTGGAAAAGTTAGATATATGAGCGCATCGGGTTTAGAAGCAAAGTTTGATATTAAAAAATACGTAGAAAAAGTAAAGAGTTTATGA
- a CDS encoding flavin reductase family protein: MNFLEKIPKPVALITVMENIMPCYNFIVLEEDPLLIGISVNTERFTHYLLNRSFDFGINFVDISHAGAINYTGRTTGEHTNKFYGTKLTKKPAKHIRSYLIEESILSLECTKKDKISFSEYTLFIGQVVNVESKNGEFKIPLAYDFRKYTYQSNEVIEF, from the coding sequence ATGAACTTTTTAGAAAAAATACCAAAACCTGTAGCTTTGATCACCGTTATGGAAAATATAATGCCCTGCTACAACTTTATTGTTTTAGAAGAAGACCCTTTACTCATAGGAATCTCTGTTAACACTGAAAGATTTACTCATTATCTGTTAAACAGAAGCTTTGATTTTGGTATAAACTTCGTAGATATATCACATGCAGGAGCAATAAACTATACAGGAAGAACAACAGGCGAACATACAAACAAATTCTACGGAACAAAACTAACAAAAAAACCTGCAAAGCATATACGAAGTTATTTAATAGAAGAATCTATCCTTTCATTAGAGTGTACAAAAAAAGATAAAATAAGCTTTTCTGAGTATACGCTTTTTATTGGACAGGTCGTTAATGTTGAATCAAAAAATGGAGAATTTAAAATACCGTTAGCATACGATTTCAGAAAATACACGTATCAATCCAATGAAGTAATAGAGTTTTAA
- a CDS encoding NAD(P)-binding protein: MFDYVVVGGGIGGVVSYAILKKIGKKVALLEKESYLGGCSGTFKRKEYLYNVGASTLVGLQDHMPLGKVFKFLNLPKPKVKKLEVPMVVFAGDKAIKRYSDREKAVLELENNFNYKNLRSVWQKVYSISDANWQNIYNVIPINYKNPKLLFKKFAENYKYLLKAFPYHFKTSYDFFKDNLGDFDEDFKDFLDNQILMTSQGYSKDVPISVGSMGLTYPNLDNYYVYGGMGKVFDYLVSDYKNVFLKHKVIKIKKVKDFFQVITDKEVFEAKNVILNKTIWDYCDLLEDFKDACIKNRKKYSKIWSSLTIYFNLEDRNNVVDEHRYQIIHKDINPYTGSNSFFVSISDKEDEVLTKDGEKSVIISTHCKISFWQDLSKQEYLEKKEKAKDFILNRLFEYVPKFKDCKIKTS; this comes from the coding sequence ATGTTTGATTATGTAGTAGTTGGTGGTGGAATTGGCGGGGTGGTTTCTTACGCAATTTTAAAAAAGATAGGCAAAAAGGTGGCACTGCTTGAAAAAGAGTCATACTTAGGAGGTTGTAGTGGAACATTCAAAAGAAAGGAATATCTGTACAATGTTGGAGCTTCTACCTTAGTTGGACTACAAGACCATATGCCCCTTGGGAAAGTTTTTAAATTCTTAAACCTTCCAAAACCAAAGGTAAAAAAGCTTGAAGTTCCAATGGTTGTATTCGCTGGAGATAAAGCTATAAAAAGATATTCAGACAGAGAAAAGGCGGTCTTAGAGCTTGAGAATAATTTCAATTATAAAAACCTAAGGTCTGTTTGGCAAAAGGTTTACTCTATCTCTGATGCTAACTGGCAGAATATTTACAATGTGATACCCATAAATTATAAAAATCCAAAACTGCTTTTTAAAAAATTTGCCGAGAATTACAAATACTTATTAAAAGCTTTCCCCTATCATTTTAAGACTTCTTACGATTTTTTTAAAGACAATCTTGGAGATTTTGACGAGGACTTTAAAGACTTTTTAGACAATCAGATTCTGATGACATCTCAAGGATATAGTAAAGACGTTCCTATCTCCGTTGGGTCTATGGGTTTGACGTATCCAAACCTTGACAACTACTACGTTTATGGTGGAATGGGAAAGGTTTTTGACTACTTAGTTAGTGATTACAAAAATGTTTTTTTGAAACACAAAGTGATAAAAATAAAAAAAGTAAAAGATTTTTTCCAAGTGATAACAGATAAAGAAGTCTTTGAGGCTAAGAATGTGATTTTAAACAAAACTATATGGGATTACTGTGATTTACTTGAAGATTTTAAAGATGCTTGCATCAAAAACAGAAAAAAATATTCAAAAATCTGGTCAAGCCTGACGATATACTTTAATTTGGAAGATAGAAATAACGTAGTTGATGAGCATCGCTACCAAATAATCCATAAAGACATAAACCCTTATACCGGCAGCAACTCATTTTTTGTCTCAATCTCAGACAAAGAAGATGAAGTCCTTACAAAAGACGGAGAAAAATCTGTCATCATATCAACCCACTGTAAAATATCATTTTGGCAAGATTTAAGCAAACAAGAGTATCTTGAAAAAAAAGAGAAAGCAAAAGATTTTATTTTAAACAGGCTTTTCGAATACGTGCCAAAATTTAAAGATTGTAAGATAAAAACGTCATAG
- a CDS encoding c-type cytochrome, translated as MNNPNNPMFPYLPHDIPLPLPTGGMDALLVPVFHILLVVSFLVHIVFINVLLGSSVLSVINNWIGHLKNDKNYDKVAYLLTTPVTISENMGALWGVAPLLIVSVMYTAFFYSASVMNSPQWLHIIWGNVVAFLISYLYKFTWHKLEDHKALHITIGAIAAILFLSLPPVFMSTVQLYITPSTWTPNTHFWDVVSRPDVLFRLAHFYLGAFAVNGMFMLLYGVYKKSKGQDLEAANILIRQGKAWFLVPTVLNLFVGTLAFFQFPNYGIENFYSKGFEVFIIISVVSALGAIAILLKEFFNDNISPKHAYVAAGLLLVTLISMGITRHGMRVSLLEPAIAQMQKQTQEYLAAVEKDYKEAKTKPSGISVAEAANLSEGEKLIAKNGCTACHAVDTKIVGPAFKDVAKKGYTADRIVKLIYQPEPSNWPGYTPMPPMTNVPKDEAEKIAKWITELKRKI; from the coding sequence ATGAATAATCCAAATAACCCAATGTTTCCTTACCTTCCCCATGATATACCTTTACCCCTTCCAACAGGTGGAATGGATGCTTTATTAGTCCCTGTTTTTCATATTCTTCTGGTTGTTTCATTCTTAGTTCACATAGTCTTCATCAACGTTTTACTTGGCTCTTCTGTTTTATCTGTGATTAACAACTGGATAGGTCATTTAAAAAATGACAAAAATTATGACAAAGTAGCATACTTACTAACTACACCTGTAACCATTAGCGAAAATATGGGGGCGTTATGGGGGGTTGCTCCTCTTTTGATTGTTAGCGTTATGTACACGGCTTTCTTTTATTCGGCTTCTGTTATGAACTCACCTCAATGGCTCCATATAATTTGGGGAAACGTAGTAGCCTTTTTAATCTCATATCTGTACAAATTTACTTGGCACAAACTCGAAGACCATAAAGCACTGCATATCACCATAGGTGCTATAGCTGCTATACTGTTTTTATCACTGCCTCCTGTGTTTATGTCTACGGTACAACTTTACATAACACCATCAACCTGGACGCCAAACACTCACTTTTGGGATGTTGTTTCAAGACCTGATGTACTGTTTAGATTGGCTCACTTTTACCTTGGAGCGTTTGCAGTAAATGGCATGTTTATGCTCTTGTACGGAGTTTATAAAAAAAGTAAAGGTCAAGATTTAGAGGCGGCAAACATCCTTATCAGACAAGGAAAAGCGTGGTTTTTAGTTCCAACTGTTTTAAACCTTTTTGTTGGAACGTTGGCATTCTTCCAATTTCCTAACTACGGAATTGAAAACTTCTATTCAAAAGGATTTGAAGTATTTATAATCATTTCAGTTGTATCCGCTCTTGGTGCGATTGCTATCTTGCTTAAAGAGTTCTTCAACGATAATATCTCACCAAAGCATGCTTATGTGGCTGCTGGATTATTGTTAGTAACGCTTATATCAATGGGAATAACAAGACACGGAATGAGAGTATCACTACTTGAACCGGCAATAGCACAAATGCAAAAACAAACACAGGAGTACTTAGCAGCAGTAGAAAAAGATTACAAAGAAGCAAAAACTAAGCCATCTGGAATTTCTGTTGCAGAGGCGGCTAACCTATCAGAAGGAGAAAAATTGATTGCAAAAAATGGCTGTACAGCATGCCATGCAGTTGATACCAAAATAGTTGGACCTGCTTTTAAAGATGTTGCTAAAAAAGGATATACTGCGGACAGAATAGTAAAACTAATCTATCAGCCTGAGCCTTCAAACTGGCCTGGTTATACTCCAATGCCACCTATGACAAACGTACCAAAAGATGAGGCAGAAAAGATCGCAAAATGGATAACAGAGCTTAAAAGAAAAATCTAA
- a CDS encoding histidine kinase, with the protein MKYYIEINKKDWTIVFIFGLIFGSILGGFISLILNIPIIKGMISGSIFGFFIFVFSFAMINFSNKKILPLLSDKYYTFVSLLMSFFAGFLGSLTAFEFIKVLKLIDLEFSNKFLFYLSTMTGLLTMLIGYLLYMIVNSKKIEEELNRLNIELKLKALEYQINPHFLFNALNTLSELVYIDQKLAEKGMLKLSQFLRMIIDENSIITLQDELKIVKNFIFIEKLRFPAIEFEFNIDKNTLSLPVPKMSIQLLVENAIKHGLKNSGKVIISSYIKDGCLYVEVKDSGKGFEEIIEGTGLKNLRERLKIFFNGELEYFYDGKFSTFRFFYKIP; encoded by the coding sequence ATGAAATACTACATTGAGATAAACAAAAAAGACTGGACTATAGTTTTTATCTTTGGATTGATTTTTGGCTCTATCTTGGGCGGTTTTATATCTTTAATTCTAAATATCCCTATCATTAAAGGAATGATTTCCGGGTCTATCTTTGGATTTTTCATATTTGTGTTTTCTTTTGCAATGATTAATTTCAGCAACAAAAAGATACTGCCACTACTAAGCGATAAATACTATACTTTTGTAAGTCTTTTAATGTCTTTCTTTGCCGGCTTTCTTGGAAGTCTAACAGCTTTTGAATTTATAAAAGTACTAAAATTGATAGACTTAGAATTTTCTAACAAATTTCTGTTTTATCTTAGCACAATGACAGGACTTTTAACAATGCTAATAGGTTATCTTCTTTACATGATTGTCAACTCTAAAAAGATAGAAGAAGAGTTAAACAGATTGAACATAGAGTTAAAGCTAAAAGCCTTAGAGTATCAGATAAACCCACATTTTTTATTCAACGCTTTAAACACGCTTTCAGAGCTGGTTTATATAGACCAAAAGCTTGCAGAGAAAGGAATGTTAAAACTATCACAATTTTTAAGAATGATCATAGACGAAAATAGCATCATAACCTTACAAGATGAGCTTAAAATAGTAAAAAACTTTATCTTTATTGAAAAGTTAAGATTTCCTGCCATAGAGTTTGAGTTTAACATAGACAAAAACACCCTGTCTTTACCCGTTCCAAAAATGTCAATACAGCTTCTTGTAGAAAATGCTATAAAACACGGACTAAAAAACAGTGGAAAAGTAATCATATCCTCATACATAAAAGATGGATGTCTTTATGTGGAAGTGAAAGATAGCGGAAAAGGTTTTGAGGAAATAATAGAGGGAACAGGTCTTAAAAATCTAAGGGAAAGGCTAAAGATATTTTTCAATGGAGAGTTAGAATATTTTTATGATGGAAAGTTTTCTACTTTCAGATTTTTTTATAAAATCCCTTAG